A segment of the Candidatus Methylomirabilota bacterium genome:
GTGAACCAGATGGCGTCCATCTCGGTGCCGGACGCGCGGACGCTCGTGATCCAGCCCTGGGAGGGGGCGCAGCTCAAGGCGATCGAGAAGGCGATCATGGCCTCCGACCTGGGGCTCACGCCCCAGAACGACGGCAAGGTCATCCGTCTCAGCATGCCGTCGCCGACCGAGGAGCGGCGCAAGCAGCTCGCCAAGACCGTCCACAAGATCGCCGAGGACTCGCGGATCGTGATCCGGAACCTCCGGCGCGAGGCCAACGACAAGCTCAAGGCCATGGCGAAGGACAAGAAGGTATCGGAGGACGAGGAGCGCCGGGGGCACGACCAGGTCCAGAAGACCACCGACAAGTTCATCGCCAGGGTGGACGAGCTCCTGAAGAAGAAGGAGCAGGAAATTTTGTCGTTCTAGGGCGTGGGTGAGATGACCGTGCCATGGCGCTGAGACCCCTGAGACCGCTCCGGCAGGCCGACCTGGCGGCGCTCGGGAAGACCGAGCTCTTCGAGGTCGTGCGCGCGCAGCCGGTCCCCGAGCACGTCGCGATCATCATGGACGGGAACGGGCGCTGGGCCACGCGGCGCGGCCTCCCGCGCGTCGCGGGCCACCGTGGGGGCGTGAAGACGGCGCGCGCGATCGTGCGCGCGGCCGAGGCGCTCGGGCTCCGTTACCTGACGCTCTACGCGTTCTCGACGGAGAACTGGAGCCGCCCCGCGCAGGAGGTCTCGACGCTGATGAAGCTCCTCGAGCGCGCGATCCGCTCGGAGCTGCCCGACCTCATGGCGCGCAACCGGCGCTTCCGGGTCGTGGGCCGCGCGACCGGCGTGCCCCCGGCCGTCTGGGCGGGGCTCGAGCACGTCGCGCGGGAGACGCGGCAGAACACGGGGCTGACCATCCTCCTCGCGTTCAACTACGGCGGGCGCGACGAGCTGGTCGACGCGTTCCGCGCGCTGGCGCGTCAGGTCCAGGGCGGGGAGCTCGAGCCGGACGACGTCTCCGAGAAGCACATCCGCCAGGCGCTCTATACCGCCGAGGTCCCCGACCCGGACCTCCTGATCCGCACGAGCGGCGAGATGCGCGTGTCGAACTTCCTCCTGTGGCAGATCGCCTACACCGAGATCTGGGTCACCCCGACGCTCTGGCCGGACTTCGTCGCCACCGACCTCTACCGGGCCGTCGCCGAGTTCCAGCGGCGCACGCGCCGCTTCGGGGGCGTATGAAGCGGCTCACGCTCCTCGGCGCGACGGGATCGATCGGGCTCCGGACCCTCGAGATCGTGTCGAGCTTCCCGGAGGACTTCCAGGTGGCGGGACTCGCGGCGCGCGGCTCGAACGTGGAGCTGATCGCCGACCTCTGCCACAAGTA
Coding sequences within it:
- a CDS encoding isoprenyl transferase yields the protein MALRPLRPLRQADLAALGKTELFEVVRAQPVPEHVAIIMDGNGRWATRRGLPRVAGHRGGVKTARAIVRAAEALGLRYLTLYAFSTENWSRPAQEVSTLMKLLERAIRSELPDLMARNRRFRVVGRATGVPPAVWAGLEHVARETRQNTGLTILLAFNYGGRDELVDAFRALARQVQGGELEPDDVSEKHIRQALYTAEVPDPDLLIRTSGEMRVSNFLLWQIAYTEIWVTPTLWPDFVATDLYRAVAEFQRRTRRFGGV
- the frr gene encoding ribosome recycling factor translates to MQTLVKDVEARMTAALDTLGREFAAVRTGRASAGLLDMIRVDYYGTPTPVNQMASISVPDARTLVIQPWEGAQLKAIEKAIMASDLGLTPQNDGKVIRLSMPSPTEERRKQLAKTVHKIAEDSRIVIRNLRREANDKLKAMAKDKKVSEDEERRGHDQVQKTTDKFIARVDELLKKKEQEILSF